ttaattttgttttttaatttttcttatgtAATCCTATGAACGGGATTCAACTCGACACGACGACAACCATgcgaattgaaaataaaattagcccacttcaaaattcaaaaaacaatACCAAGTGGTATTCATAGGCAGGCACTTAAAAGTAAACAGAAGAATGTTTTCAAAGGAACAGATATTGAGGTTGATATGTCCTTAACAATCTACAGACTAAATTCATTGCTCAAGTCCAGAAGAGCATAAACGATTATGCCGTATAAGACAGATAGTAGTAGGTAGATAGATGGTAGTACCCAATTAACCAATGCTTTCAACTCCAGATTCCATATAATCTCGAAAAATCACTTGGCAAGCATCATTCTAACAAACTCCTCGTAATTTACTTGGCCATCACCATCCACGTCAGCTTCTCGCATCATCTCATCGACTTCTTCGTCTGTCAACTTCTCCCCAAGGTTTGTCATAACATGACGAAGCTGCGAGATTGGTATGATACAGTAGGTCTACGTTGAAAGATAATGATAAAAGAATCAAGAGACAAAAGCTTTGTTTGATGGGTAAAGTTGAACACGAGTGAAACTGAGAGGGTGGATTAAAGGATAGAAATACCTCAGCAGCAGAAATGAAGCCGTTTTGATCTTTATCAAATACCTTGAAAGCTTCTTTAAGTTCCTCCTCTGAGTCGGCATCCTTCACAAACAAAGAAGGATGTTTAGTTTCCTCAGGATGTTTATTTCGTACTTATCACATTTTGAATCTGCTACCCAATCTCGATTATTTAGAATCATTGAGTTTCTCACTTCCCCCCCAAAACCATATTCTATTACACCTTTTTACAGAAAGTGCACAACACTGAATTTATCAAAGGCATTAATGTATACATTTCTCTCCATGACGCTGACATCTCCAAGTAAACACTCAATGATGTGCATTCACGGCTATCAAATATTCACCCCAGCCAACTATGAATTCAATGTAGAGCGTCTTAAGTATGAAGTCACTTTATTcagtaaataaaatatattttaccgGCATGGCATGAGCACAAACATACAATCGTTACAATATCCCATACGCAGCAATAAAATATCTAGAGTAGTTTTGGTTGTCAAATCCTAAAACTATTTGACTATCACTATGAGCACAGAAAGAAACATGGAAGTTTGGAAATGGAAAGAGCTACAATCATAAATGGCAATAAAGACCAGTAACACCccacatataaatataaaaga
This sequence is a window from Primulina huaijiensis isolate GDHJ02 chromosome 13, ASM1229523v2, whole genome shotgun sequence. Protein-coding genes within it:
- the LOC140991356 gene encoding calmodulin-2 isoform X1 — protein: MAEQLTEEQIAEFKEAFSLFDKDGDGCITTKELGTVMRSLGQNPTEAELQDMINEVDADQNGTIDFPEFLNLMARKMKDADSEEELKEAFKVFDKDQNGFISAAETYCIIPISQLRHVMTNLGEKLTDEEVDEMMREADVDGDGQVNYEEFVRMMLAK